In the Podospora bellae-mahoneyi strain CBS 112042 chromosome 4, whole genome shotgun sequence genome, one interval contains:
- a CDS encoding hypothetical protein (EggNog:ENOG503NWGN; COG:U) encodes MPMNGREMTRAELFEDEKRRIVESCFSRRDEDGSLLETYITHIKITEFQTSPTAPPAPNARTPNAEKPRVIIVGVRKSGRVRVHKSKENPNGTFSIGKTWFLDDLSAIESFTNCTYNNDYQAWAGDVGFVVTLGKPYYWQAQTDKEKKFFIASLIKIYAKYTGGRMPTLTGFDQRELDQVLGGAQAPRRQERQDRPPPRPSIPDSAPNSANNSISSLGYNGREMLNAQATPAPAPAYPERMPSRGALAPNGRASPVQSVDSGRPSQELPTLRRLASNNKSQDSVVASSVARSEGASSFRPGSRNGPGSSYGTPEASPAPPSLDERPPERRRPPMDPLRPTQVDRDLVPAPLNSPAARIPLPPRSQDRMSPRKNSVSRRDPTPLRMDQRPVTPKEISRAGTPVSAPSPAPVPTPQTASPAPAPAPAPAPAPAPAVPAAVPTPPPVPAEESTPEAPKTPVDDEEKPGVFGIKSKKSRGEIAGAIWKAAAAVSAFKPRPGGAAERLRQNQNKSNDGPDGITSVVPAPPKPIPVKTPEPIVLEPPPTATDRGSSATTASGIPELKVTGSDPNSRPDSIVAFKEKKEEVPEEPQRSVVAGNDVKYLATLGIDPSILDGKTSEFAKWLDYFGWVPGEQMRQRNFEEMRADLDREMGKAQAGGWLARFQEEDERVDAIKRGIDLAIGECDELDNLLTLYSVELSTLSDDIAYIEAQGQGLQVQAANQKLLRKELESLLETCAISEADLEALKSAPLEHAAGVEEIETSLVTLFKAMIKIDPTMGNSEGRRSEDGSSADQSLGLDENYGQMRIVQEKKEMYLTESSLFMRRLVIFMEKQFSEAFRETKAALDGALSKKVDPRNHEVGRDILWMYGPLILYARDVDLDNWNRILQIYQDKCHPIYKTEFKEAMDAWKKNARKVTGDEAELLFTSQQEKKEEGLATTARKLTVKRSQTLARSLRSPLGDGGSRSSAAEKTPDGRALPYEVFAGVLDDLLPLVEMEQNFIVDFFHATTLEQADFPDLVAACRPVNRRGGDLKRHRLMEPDRELARRVTKAMESIFGFMEIGLQQLMDWVLGMDPLQGVGILATLERKMAEMSQSNQDFLNNLLQKLHGNLEAKFKKFVDDQIRAIEETKVKIKKRKGVIHFIRIFPQFSAAVENMLTNVDPNLGVRRMVDREYDRILKSMFDSLKVIARENPAMGGGGAAATAAAIANSADPEDKEALNFHILLIENMNHYLEEVENSRGLEVLDDWKEQANQELQEHMGLYLNAVMRRPLGKLLECLENIEAQLAGGKSAAGIAAQPSNSKSTFNKVLGGYDAKEVRKGIEALRKRVEKHFGDEDSSSAGGEGKKGSSDTLSVSSGVSGHHGVKFGGGGSSQSNSGLVMKVLRECEKFYGEVEMRVGRVTTDVYGGDVLFEWPRGEVKAAFAAGAGGSGGGLGGIHLGRS; translated from the exons ATGCCCATGAACGGTCGCGAGATGACACGGGCCGAGttgtttgaggatgagaagaggaggatcgTCGAAAGTTGCTTCAGCAGACGCGACGAAGACGGCTCCT TGCTCGAAACATACATCACACACATCAAGATCACAGAGTTCCAAACTTCGcccacagcaccaccagcacccaaCGCGAGAACCCCTAATGCCGAGAAGCCGCGCGTCATCATTGTCGGCGTGCGCAAGTCTGGCCGAGTACGCGTGCACAAATCAAAGGAAAACCCAAACGGAACATTCTCAATAGGCAAAACGTGGTTTCTCGATGACCTCTCGGCGATCGAATCCTTCACCAACTGTACATACAACAACGACTACCAAGCATGGGCGGGAGACGTGGGCTTCGTGGTGACGCTTGGAAAGCCGTACTACTGGCAGGCCCAGACggacaaggaaaagaaatTCTTTATTGCAAGTCTGATCAAGATCTATGCCAAATACACGGGTGGTCGCATGCCGACCTTGACGGGTTTTGATCAGCGCGAACTTGATCAAGTGTTGGGTGGCGCACAGGCACCCCGAAGACAGGAGCGACAAGACCGACCACCTCCCCGTCCGAGCATCCCCGATTCTGCCCCCAACAGCGCCAATAACTCGATCTCGTCTCTTGGCTATAATGGAAGGGAAATGCTCAATGCCCAGGCCACACCAGCACCTGCCCCGGCATACCCAGAACGGATGCCCTCGCGTGGCGCGCTTGCGCCGAATGGAAGAGCTTCACCAGTGCAAAGCGTCGACTCGGGCCGGCCGAGTCAAGAGCTGCCTACCCTTCGACGGCTAGCATCCAACAATAAGAGCCAGGACTCGGTGGTGGCCTCGTCTGTTGCGCGGAGCGAAGGGGCCAGCAGCTTCAGGCCAGGATCAAGAAATGGGCCGGGCTCTAGCTATGGGACCCCTGAGGCGTCACCCGCACCTCCGTCTCTGGATGAGAGACCGCCGGAGAGGAGAAGACCTCCCATGGATCCGTTGCGGCCGACGCAGGTCGACAGAGATTTGGTGCCGGCTCCATTGAACAGCCCTGCGGCGCGTATTCCACTTCCACCTCGGAGTCAAGACCGCATGTCCCCCCGCAAGAATTCGGTGAGCAGACGGGACCCGACACCACTTCGGATGGACCAGAGACCTGTAACACCAAAAGAGATCTCGAGAGCAGGCACGCCAGTGAGTGCGCCCAGTCCGGCACCTGTCCCAACACCGCAGACTGCCAGCCCAgcacctgctcctgctcctgctcctgctcctgctcctgctcctgccgTGCCGGCTGCTGTCCCCACGCCTCCACCTGTGCCAGCCGAGGAATCGACGCCAGAAGCACCCAAGACCCCCGTGGATGACGAAGAGAAGCCTGGCGTTTTTGGAATCAAGTCCAAGAAATCTAGAGGAGAAATCGCCGGTGCGATCTGGAAGGCTGCCGCGGCCGTCAGTGCGTTCAAGCCCAGACCGGGCGGTGCAGCAGAGCGACTGCGTCAAAACCAGAACAAGAGCAATGACGGGCCAGACGGTATCACGAGCGTTGTACCGGCGCCTCCCAAGCCCATCCCGGTGAAGACTCCAGAGCCGATTGTTCTCGAACCACCCCCCACGGCGACCGACAGGGGCTCCTCTGCCACTACTGCGTCTGGCATACCCGAGCTGAAAGTCACGGGCTCAGACCCCAACAGCCGACCGGATAGCATTGTCGCcttcaaggagaagaaggaggaggtaCCAGAGGAACCGCAGCGGTCGGTCGTGGCGGGGAACGATGTCAAGTACCTGGCTACTTTGGGGATTGATCCATCGATTCTGGACGGCAAGACGTCCGAGTTTGCCAAGTGGCTGGATTACTTTGGGTGGGTGCCGGGCGAGCAGATGAGGCAGAGGAACTTTGAGGAGATGAGGGCGGATCTGGACAGGGAGATGGGCAAAGCGCAGGCGGGGGGGTGGCTGGCGAGGTttcaggaggaggatgagagggttGATGCGATCAAGAGGGGGATCGATCTTGCGATTGGGGAGTGTGATGAGCTGGATAATTTGTTGACGCTTTACAGCGTTGAGTTGTCG ACACTCTCGGATGATATCGCCTACATCGAGGCGCAAGGCCAAGGTCTGCAGGTGCAGGCTGCCAATCAGAAGCTTTTGAGAAAGGAACTCGAGTCGCTGTTGGAGACCTGCGCCATCAGCGAGGCCGACCTGGAGGCGCTCAAGTCGGCGCCGCTGGAGCATGCCGCCGGGGTGGAGGAAATTGAGACCTCGTTGGTCACGCTGTTCAAGGCCATGATCAAGATTGATCCTACGATGGGCAACAgcgaggggaggaggagcgaaGACGGGAGCAGTGCGGACCAGTCACTTGGCTTGGACGAGAATTACGGCCAGATGCGAATCgtgcaggagaagaaggagatgtaCCTTACCGAAAGCTCGCTTTtcatgaggaggttggtgatttTCATGGAGAAGCAGTTTAGCGAGGCGTTCAGGGAGACGAAGGCGGCGCTGGATGGGGCGCTGAGCAAGAAAGTTGATCCGAGGAATCACGAGGTGGGACGGGACATCCTCTGGATGTACGGCCCGCTGATTCTGTACGCGAGGGACGTGGATCTGGACAACTGGAACCGAATCCTGCAGATTTACCAGGACAAGTGCCACCCGATATACAAGACTGAGTTCAAGGAGGCGATGGACGCGTGGAAGAAGAATGCGAGGAAGGTGACGGGGGATGAGGCGGAGCTGCTGTTTACTtcgcagcaggagaagaaggaggaggggctggcgacgacggcgaggaaGTTGACGGTCAAGAGGAGCCAGACGCtggcgaggagcttgaggagcccgttgggggatggtgggagcAGGTCGTCTGCGGCGGAGAAGACGCCGGATGGGAGGGCGTTGCCGTATGAGGTTTTTGCCGGGGTGCTGGATGATTTGCTGCcgttggtggagatggagcagAACTTCATCGTGGATTTCTTCCACGCTACTACGCTGGAGCAGGCGGATTTTCCGGATTTGGTGGCGGCCTGTAGGCCGGTGAATAGACGGGGGGGGGACCTCAAGAGGCATCGGTTGATGGAGCCGGATCGGGAGCTGGCGAGGCGGGTGACGAAGGCGATGGAGAGTATTTTTGGGTTTATGGAGATTGGGTTGCAGCAGTTGATGGattgggttttggggatggATCCCTT ACAGGGAGTGGGTATCTTGGCCACGCTCGAACGCAAGATGGCCGAAATGTCACAATCCAACCAGGACTTTCTCAACAATTTGCTCCAAAAACTCCACGGCAACCTCGAGGCCAAGTTCAAAAAGTTTGTCGACGATCAGATCCGCGCCATTGAAGAGACAAaggtcaagatcaagaagcgcaaggGCGTCATCCACTTCATCCGCATCTTCCCCCAGTTTTCCGCCGCAGTCGAGAACATGCTTACGAATGTTGATCCCAACTTGGGGGTCAGGCGGATGGTAGATAGGGAGTACGACCGCATCCTCAAGTCAATGTTTGACTCGCTCAAGGTGATTGCGAGAGAGAACCCGGCcatgggcggcggcggggcaGCCGCCACGGCTGCTGCGATTGCCAACTCTGCGGATCCGGAAGACAAGGAGGCGCTCAACTTCCACATCCTGCTTATTGAGAATATGAACCACTAcctggaggaggtggagaactcgagggggttggaggtgctggatgaCTGGAAGGAGCAGGCGAACCAGGAGCTGCAGGAGCACATGGGGTTGTATCTGAATGCTGTCATGAGACGGCCGCTGGGTAAGCTGCTGGAGTGTTTGGAGAACATCGAGGCTCAGCTCGCGGGGGGCAAGTCGGCGGCCGGGATTGCGGCTCAGCCGTCGAACTCGAAGAGCACGTTTAACAAGGTGCTGGGTGGGTATGATgcgaaggaggtgaggaaggggattGAGGctttgaggaagagggtggagaagcactttggggatgaggactcttcttcagcgggaggggagggaaagaaggggagCAGCGACACGCTGAGTGTTAGTTCGGGCGTTTCGGGGCATCACGGGGTcaagtttggtggtgggggttcgAGTCAGAGTAATagtgggttggtgatgaaggtgttgagggagtgCGAGAAGTTTTATGGGGAGGTAGAGatgagggttgggagggtgaCGACGGATGTGTATGGGGGGGATGTGCTGTTTGAGTGGCCCAGGGGGGAGGTCAAGGCTGCTTTTGCGGCGGGGGCAGGGGGGAGTGgcggagggttgggggggattCATTTGGGGAGGTCGTGA
- a CDS encoding hypothetical protein (EggNog:ENOG503NZJ7; COG:Q), producing MVTDQIIHLLVQHWPAVLVTVVLAWLVKNRYHNGLNKYPGPFLASLTDWWRFYDVYRRRPERTQIELHKKYGPVVRLGPNTLSFADPEALKTIYGLNKGFVKSDFYVVQQSVVKGHSLPSLFSTTDNDFHMQFRRCVNGAFAMSQLVQYEPFVDNTTKLFLKQTEKLYIDTPKACDFTQWLQFYAFDVIGEITYSKRHGFIERNEDVDGIVAYLTKLFLYVAPIGQIPLLDKLFLKNPLYLKLGEWGILDTTFPVAKFARARMAERLPELESASPETKPLLPTSEKPPLGVKSPDLLSKFLAARENRPDFMTDTLVQTMAVSMAFAGSETTAISLSAVFYFLHKTPRALARLLREIDDAAREGRFSDYETGLVTWHESQTLPFLDACVKEAFRLHPAPGLPMERIVPEPGLEIAGHWVRGGTIVGCNAWVLHRDKKVWGEDAEEFRPERWVDETDGERLKGMNGCMLQFGMGSRTCIGKNISLLEIYKLVPSMLRRFEIRFDDPNSEWEIVNAWFVKQNNFITRFKLRELVKPEGKA from the exons ATGGTCACAGATCAGATAATACACCTCCTGGTCCAGCACTGGCCTGCGGTTCTTGTCACGGTCGTTCTCGCCTGGCTGGTCAAGAACAGGTATCACAATGGACTGAACAAATACCCGGGGCCGTTCCTGGCGTCGTTGACGGACTGGTGGAGGTTTTATGATGTCTACAGACGGAGACCAGAAAGGACGCAGATTGAACTGCACAAAAAGTAcgggccggtggtgaggctggGGCCGAACACACTCTCGTTTGCGGACCCGGAGGCGTTGAAGACGATTTACGGGTTGAATAAGGGATTTGTCAAG TCTGATTTCTATGTCGTTCAACAATCAGTTGTCAAAGGGCACAGCCTCCCGTCCTTGTTCAGCACCACAGACAACGACTTCCACATGCAGTTTCGCCGCTGCGTCAACGGGGCGTTTGCCATGTCCCAGCTGGTGCAGTACGAGCCTTttgtcgacaacaccacaaagTTGTTCCTGAAGCAGACGGAGAAGCTGTACATTGACACCCCGAAGGCCTGTGACTTCACGCAGTGGCTGCAGTTCTACGCGTTTGATGTGATTGGGGAGATTACCTACAGCAAGAGGCACGGGTTCATTGAGAGGAACGAGGATGTGGATGGGATTGTGGCATATCTCACCAAGCTATTCCTTTATGTCGCTCCT ATCGGCCAAATCCCCCTGTTGGACAAGCTCTTCCTCAAAAACCCCCTCTACCTCAAGCTGGGCGAATGGGGCATCCTCGACACCACCTTTCCCGTCGCCAAGTTCGCCCGCGCAAGGATGGCGGAGCGGCTTCCCGAGCTGGAGTCGGCGTCACCTGAAACGAAGCCTCTGCTGCCCACGTCGGAGAAGCCGCCGTTGGGAGTGAAATCTCCTGACCTCCTGTCCAAGTTCTTGGCCGCCAGGGAGAACAGACCTGACTTCATGACCGATACGCTGGTTCAGACAATGGCGGTGAGCATGGCTTTTGCGGGCTCGGAGACGACGGCCATTTCCCTGTCGGCGGTGTTTTACTTTTTGCACAAGACCCCGAGGGCGTTGGCGCGGTTGCTGAGGGAGATCGATGACGctgcgagggaggggaggttttcGGATTACGAGACTGGACTGGTGACCTGGCACGAGAGCCAGACGCTGCCTTTCCTTGATGCGTGCGTTAAGGAGGCTTTTAGGCTTCATCCTGCGCCTGGGTTGCCGATGGAGCGGATCGTGCCCGAGCCGGGGCTTGAAATTGCAGGACATTGGGTGAGAGGTGGGACGATTGTGGGGTGTAATGCTTGGGTTTTGCACAGAGATAAGAAAgtctggggggaggatgcggaggagTTCAGGccggagaggtgggtggatgagacggatggggagaggttgaaggggatgAATGGGTGCATGCTGCagtttgggatggggagtCGGACGTGTATTGGGAAGAACATCAGCTTGTTGGAGATTTACAAGTTGGTACCGAgtatgttgaggaggtttgAG atTCGATTTGATGATCCGAACTCTGAGTGGGAGATTGTGAATGCTTGGTTTGTGAAGCAGAATAATTTTATCACGAGGTTTAAgttgagggagttggtgaaGCCCGAGGGGAAGGCttga
- a CDS encoding hypothetical protein (EggNog:ENOG503NXF5; CAZy:AA7; COG:C) has protein sequence MPDATDPAPDTNMTPSVNNPSSGSSPAPIILRSATPESEFNSLIFSRIFNHRRPDLSSSTIPWQHSRHPHAYCKPLTVSDVVACVDYARKKDKRIAIRSGGHSWACWSIRYDSILLDMIDFEGGVGSIRWEREMGEGVVSCGPAVTSGGLNEFLAEGGRMFPGGHCPDVGLGGFLLQGGMGWNCKNWGWACEYVVGVDVVTAGLEVLHINETKNKDLFHAARGAGPAFPAVVTRFYMKTLSLLPMWQSLYFFDITKFKEVLEWLIKLSPTASPTLEIVLVSSFVPQSSPTPTLTAVFTSFAPSHTAALSALTPIHTSLPCPPSASPNHPSRFCEPTSLPEEYAAQLAGNAAPGFRTRSDNAYLSNDLSPAQVAAALDPAFSSLPTKQSTALWFSMNPTSRRAWKGNMMLSMQSDHYFSVYAVWEEEKDDGVCDGWVRDVFARLEEQEGTLAGSYLGDADFQFRKAGGKFWGEGRGDPGDVRAKWDGEGRICGLLEGHEALGEGVRG, from the exons ATGCCCGACGCAACCGACCCCGCTCCTGACACAAACATGACCCCCTccgtcaacaaccccagctccGGTTCTAGTCCGGCCCCGATCATCCTCCGCTCTGCCACCCCAGAGTCGGAGTTCAACTCTTTGATCTTCTCCcgcatcttcaaccaccgccgccccgaTCTATCTTCCTCTACCATCCCCTGGCAGCACTCCCGTCACCCACACGCCTATTGCAAGCCGCTGACTGTCTCTGACGTTGTGGCGTGTGTTGATTATGCTAGGAAAAAAGATAAGCGAATTGCCATCCGCAGCGGGGGCCACAGCTGGGCCTGTTGGTCGATTAGGTATGACTCGATCCTGCTGGACATGATCGActttgagggaggggttgggtcGATCAGATGGGAACGCGagatgggtgagggggtggtgagctgtGGTCCGGCTGTGACGTCGGGGGGGTTGAATGAGTttttggcggaggggggcAGGATGTTTCCTGGGGGTCATTGTCCTGATGtcgggttggggggtttttTGCTGCagggagggatggggtggaatTGCAAG AACTGGGGTTGGGCGTGTGAATATGTGGTGGGAGTTGATGTCGTGACGGCTGGGCTCGAAGTCTTGCACATAAACGAGACCAAAAACAAAGACTTGTTTCACGCTGCTCGGGGTGCGGGGCCAGCCTTTCCTGCTGTCGTGACGAGGTTTTATATGAAAACTCTGTCTCTGCTCCCGATGTGGCAGTCGCTTTATTTCTTTGATATCACCAAGTTTAAAGAGGTGCTGGAGTGGTTGATCAAG CTCTCCCCAaccgcctccccaaccctcgAAATCGTCCTCGTCTCGTCCTTTGTcccccaatcctcccccaccccaaccctcacggcagtcttcacctcctttgccccctcccacaccGCCGCTCTTTCAGCCTTAACCCCCAtccacacctccctcccatgccccccctccgccagcccaaaccaccccaGCCGCTTCTGCGAACCTACCTCCCTTCCAGAAGAATACGCAGCCCAACTAGCCGGAAACGCCGCCCCCGGCTTCCGCACCCGCTCAGACAACGCCTACCTCTCCAACGACCTCTCCCCGGCACAAGTCGCTGCCGCGCTTGACCCAGCGTTTTCATCCCTTCCGACAAAGCAGAGCACCGCGCTGTGGTTCTCGATGAATCCTACTTCGAGGAGGGCCTGGAAGGGGAACATGATGCTTAGCATGCAATCTGATCATTATTTTTCTGTGTATGctgtttgggaggaggagaaggatgatggggtgtgTGATGGCTGGGTGAGGGATGTTTTTGCCAGattggaggagcaggaggggaCTCTTGCTGGGAGTTATCTTGGGGATGCCGACTTTCAGTTTAGGAAGGCGGGGGGGaagttttggggggaggggaggggtgatcCGGGGGATGTGAGGGCGaagtgggatggggaggggaggatttGTGGGCTCTTGGAGGGGCATGAGGCgttgggtgagggggtgagggggtga
- a CDS encoding hypothetical protein (EggNog:ENOG503PFU4), producing MLVGQTTVRALLSGIAMNHLEMVPETSPNPGGLRFLRLTRQTGTCRSGEKWCLDGCIPLSGVCCISRGTYCDAGYYCMAVSGCCREGRTCSGVGGTCDPGEVMCNRGCMPSSGVCCPGGGYCDANYECTTTNTCRRAGSGGGGSSGGGGSSGGGSSGGSTTTCGAGRKRCDTGYCIPEDGTCCNRGTGRYCEDGYYCLTGSGCCRDGRTCRPNTSLTEDPITFTTPTTTSTPRALPTPDGDDDVDSGAPEPTASFGGIDDLIDATTTTTTSPTATGTLPIPPAITNALPGGGNGNDNVNGNGGTGAGIRSVEVSLAGCVMGLMVGVFGLLL from the exons atGCTCGTCGGGCAGACTACCGTTCGCGCCCTCCTCAGCGGCATTGCCATGAACCACCTCGAGATGGTCCCCGAGACGTCTCCCAACCCGGGCGGTCTCAGATTCTTGAGGTTGACCAGACAGACCGGCACATGCAGATCAGGAGAGAAGTGGTGTTTGGATGGGTGCATTCCGCTCAGCGGTGTCTGCTGCATATCACGAGGCACATATTGCGATGCTGGTTACTACTGCATGGCTGTTTCTGGGTGCTGCCGG GAGGGACGAACATGCAGCGGCGTCGGTGGGACTTGCGATCCGGGGGAAGTGATGTGCAATAGGGG ATGCATGCCCTCCAGTGGCGTCTGCTGCCCAGGCGGAGGCTATTGCGATGCCAATTACGAAtgcacaacaaccaacacatGCCGACGCgctggcagtggtggtggaggaagcagtggtggtggaggaagcagTGGGGGCGGTTCTAGCGGAGggagcaccaccacctgcgGTGCTGGACGCAAGAGATGTGACACTGGCTACTGCATCCCTGAAGATGGGACGTGCTGCAACAGAGGAACTGGACGTTACTGCGAG GATGGCTACTACTGCCTCACAGGAAGTGGCTGCTGCAGAGACGGAAGAACGTGCCGACCAAACACGTCTCTCACAGAGGACCCTATCACGTTCACCACGCCCACTACCACGTCGACTCCCAGGGCTCTTCCAACCCccgatggcgatgacgacgTCGACAGCGGAGCACCGGAGCCAACTGCTAGTTTTGGTGGAATTGATGACCTGATCGAtgccaccacaaccaccaccacaagccCAACAGCCACAGGGACCCTTCCGATCCCGcctgccatcaccaacgctCTTCCCGGAGGCGGGAATGGTAACGATAATGTTAATGGTaacggaggaactggcgcCGGTATCAGATCGGTGGAGGTATCCCTGGCAGGGTGCGTCATGGGTCTGATGGTAGGTGTGTTTGGTCTGCTGCTTTAA
- a CDS encoding hypothetical protein (EggNog:ENOG503P80T): MNEFETINGGIDNLQSIVNLAMHILKLKPLNHGREIKLILHQGHEEQDLGSRGYSTMAVLPPSYRSDHPVRVYVETYRDSSKATALARHIATRLWWTFDNLENTNFLRGVLPCIGFDGHRVIYLLPKDSKDQQTLRRLIDSKKVSLEARFSLALQLAKVVLKVHSDGLAAHCSIRSNTTLFLTSDGTRVSEVPAPPEPPEAAAPPGGGLVRRNTLKQGINRVGTGIKEIGTTIKRTMSFSARKRDREDIEDRRSRDRGAGNRAATRKSSQESLRKRNVPRKVKRKGAIWPGARSNDSSEDLPDSICDEQDKMASKKDSVALSCEVSNAHAPPRFGSQYLTHWQHVVHRGAPLGNFPKDWTRDVYRHPEQHGQTEATAKIDHDIYSMGVCLLEIGLWRSFSVLKVGSLEPSALGEAAGMNIKENDEVVVVKQNLVEIARRELPVHMGERYAQVVAACLTCLDTDEIGPNPTWGEGLGSVNTSEGAKCSRFRKVVVSPLEHLGDALTERSADHE, encoded by the coding sequence ATGAACGAATTTGAGACCATAAATGGTGGGATCGACAACCTACAGAGCATCGTCAATCTCGCCATGCACATTCTCAAGCTGAAGCCGCTCAACCACGGACGTGAAATCAAACTTATTTTACACCAGGGTCATGAAGAGCAAGACTTGGGGTCAAGGGGGTATTCCACCATGGCGGTGCTGCCCCCGAGTTATCGTTCCGATCATCCGGTGCGAGTCTATGTGGAAACCTACAGAGACTCTTCAAAGGCAACAGCGCTCGCCAGACACATTGCCACGAGACTGTGGTGGACGTTCGACAACTTGGAGAACACGAATTTTTTGCGGGGAGTTCTGCCCTGTATTGGTTTTGATGGGCACAGGGTGATCTATTTACTTCCAAAGGACTCAAAAGATCAACAAaccttgaggaggttgatcgACAGCAAGAAAGTGTCCCTCGAGGCGCGGTTCTCCCTGGCACTCCAGCTCGCGAAAGTGGTACTCAAGGTCCATTCCGATGGGTTGGCTGCGCACTGTTCTATCCGCAGCAACACCACTCTGTTCCTCACCTCTGACGGAACGCGGGTTTCAGAGGTACCGGCGCCGCCCGAGCCGCCCGAGGCAGCTGCACCACCGGGGGGGGGACTTGTCAGACGCAACACCTTGAAGCAAGGCATCAACCGGGTTGGTACGGGTATCAAGGAAATTGGCACAACCATCAAAAGAACAATGAGCTTCAGTGCAAGAAAAAGGGACAGAGAGGATATCGAGGATAGGAGGTCGAGAGACAGAGGTGCGGGTAACAGGGCGGCTACACGGAAGAGCAGTCAAGAAAGCTTACGGAAACGCAACGTACCGCGGAAAGTGAAGAGAAAAGGGGCTATCTGGCCGGGAGCCCGGTCAAACGACAGCTCGGAGGACTTGCCTGACTCAATTTGTGACGAACAGGATAAGATGGCAAGCAAGAAGGACTCGGTCGCTCTCAGCTGTGAGGTATCAAACGCCCACGCACCGCCCAGATTTGGCAGTCAGTATCTCACTCATTGGCAACACGTTGTGCACCGCGGCGCTCCCCTCGGCAACTTTCCCAAAGATTGGACGAGAGATGTCTATCGACACCCCGAACAGCACGGTCAGACCGAAGCAACCGCCAAAATTGACCACGATATCTACAGCATGGGCGTTTGCCTCCTTGAGATTGGGCTCTGGAGGTCATTTTCGGTGCTGAAAGTTGGCAGCTTGGAACCGAGTGCGCTGGGGGAAGCTGCCGGCATGAACATAAAAGAAAACGACGAGGTGGTCGTCGTCAAGCAGAACCTAGTGGAGATTGCGAGGAGGGAGCTACCAGTGCATATGGGGGAAAGGTACGCTCAAGTTGTGGCCGCGTGTTTGACCTGTCTAGATACAGACGAGATAGGTCCAAATCCAACGTGGGGAGAAGGCTTGGGAAGTGTCAATACTTCCGAGGGAGCAAAATGCAGCAGATTCAGGAAGGTTGTCGTTTCTCCCCTTGAGCACCTTGGTGATGCATTGACCGAAAGGTCTGCGGACCACGAGTGA